AGGTAATCAGCGGCAATTTACGACCCGAAATGGGCGCCCGTAATTCTAGATGTCATGGTTTATCCTCTTGTACGCTTGCATTATTGCCGGGGTAGCTCAGATGGTAGAGCAACGCATTCGTAATGCGTGGGTCGGAGGTTCGAATCCTCTCTCCGGCACCAAAAATTCAATGGAAAATTTTGCTAATTAGCAGGTAAACTGGGTAGCCTGCCCCGCCAAATATCTAGTAATTTTTCCCATACTTTGCGGGTGTCACAGCAGACACTCGATTTTCGCTACTGAGGGTCTGTAACCGACGGCAATTCAAAAGGATCAGAACACCACGTTGAAGGTCTGCAGCATCGAGCGCCACGAAGCCACGTCGGCGGCCTCGTCGTACTTGAGGTTATCGATGCCGAAACTGCCCGCGTCGGGATTGGTGAAGCCGTGGCGCGCGCCGTCGTGGCCGTGGAAGACGAGATCCACGCCAGCATCGTTCATCGCCGCCGTGAAGGCTTCGACGCGCTCAGCTGGGACAAAGGCATCGGCATTGCCGTGCTCGATCAGCACCCGCCCCTTGAAGCTCTGCGCTTCACTGCCGTTCGGCAGGGGCAGCGACCCGTGGAAACTGACCACAGCATCGAGATCGGCTCCGGTATAGGCGAGCTGCATCACCGTGGCGCCACCGAAGCAGTAGCCGATCGCCGCCAGGCGGCTGTCGTCCGTGATCGCCAGCGAGCTTAGCTTCTCGAGGCCCTTTTGGGCGCGGCGGCGCCAGCCGTCCAGGTTAGAAACCGTTGCTTTCATCCACTCCCCGGCTTGTGCGGGATGGCTGGTGACCTTGTCGCCGCCGTACATGTCCACCGCGAAGGCCACATAGCCCAGTTCAGCGAGCTGTTCCGCACGTCTCTTGGCATAGTCGTTGAGCCCCCACCATTCGTGAACGACCAGCACGCCGGGACGTTTGCCCTCGACCGCATCGTTCCAATACAGGTAGCCGGTCAGGTTGTCACCGCCGTCCTTGTAGGCAACGGCCGCACTGCGGACTTCCGCCATCGCACCCGAAAACGACAGGCAGGCGACTAGCGTAACGGTCAACATGGAAAGAAATTTCATGGTTGGTCCTCCTCAGGTTGTTGGTCCCCAAACCGGGGATTGCAATTTTAACCCAAAATCTCCGGCAGGCCAGCCCAGAATATCGACGACCTCTCAGCCAACTACAGGGACCGGGCTTGCAGCAATCTTAGCTCTCGATAGTGTCCCCTCCTTCAGAAGACAGGCGATGCCCAGATCGGATGCGGCATCAATTGCCTACAAAATCGCTTGCAGATTTTCCCAGGATGGGGGGTTCTCCCTCGTGCAGGTGTCTGCTTCTGGCCGAGGATCGAGGCTCGGCATCCTTGTTTCAGTGTCTGTTTTGGAGATATAAAGGAAACTAAGCGCGGGTTCTTTGTTCGACAGCATGCGTTTGTTAGCCATCTAAATTGCGTCATTGAATTCGTCACGATATCGCACCACGCTACCAGCCCCGGGTAAGACACCCTTGTCGTAAATAACCACCATGAATGCCTCATCAGGAACGCTCTCCCACTGACTGGAAAGTCGATACTTTGATGCGGGCTCGAAACCAAAGCGTGGGTAATACTCCGGGTGTCCCAGGACGATAACGAACGGACAACCTGAACTGTGCAGGTGAGCAAGTCCGTGGTGGACAAGCTGCGAACCAATACCTTTCTGCTGGTAGGCCGGTAAGACTGCCATTGGCGCCAGACCCATACCGATGACTCCACAGCCATCAACAGTTACCGGGGTAAACAGTATGTGACCTACAACGATTCCATCTTCGACCGCGACAAATGCGAGATAGTCTTCACAGGAGCCACGCAGCTTGTCTACGAGTGCTGCTTCAGGGCCGTTATCAAATGCGGCCATATTCACGCTGCGAACAGAGTCTTGATCTCCCGGTTCCTCTTTGCGAATTTCGGCCATCGGTGAATGTTCCGTTTTCGAGGGGTTAGCTGCAGGATAAAATTATTCTTAACCAGATAACATATTAGCACTGATACCGATCGCCCGTTCCTGGCCGATAGCGAACTCTGTTTGCGAACAATGCTGTGTACGCTTTATATAGTAGGAGATGATGGCTATATAAGGCTAACCGGTGACTGGAAACTGGTGGTGACTGGGGGGTTGTGACAGAATTGGAGCTCGATACTGGCAGGTGGGTTGGCGTGGACAAGGTATATATTACGGCGCAGGAGCTGCTCGAGGATTCGTTCCGGCTTGCGCACCAGATTTATGAAGATGGCTTCCATCCGGAGTTTATCGTCGGTATCTGGCGCGGTGGCACGCCGGTTGGTATCGCGGTACAGGAGTACTTTGAATTCAAGAATGTCGAGACCGATCATATCTCGGTGCGCACCTCGTCTTACTATGGCATTAACAAGCAGGCCAAGAAAATCCGGGTTCACGGATTACACTACCTGATTGAAAACGCCAATGCCGATGATCGCCTGTTGATCGTCGATGACGTGTTTGACTCCGGTCGCAGCGTCGATGCTCTGGTCAAGGCGATTCGGAAGCAGTCCCGACTGAATGCACCGGGCGATATCCGGGTTGCCTGTCCCTGGTACAAGCCGAGCAAAAATAGTGTCGGATTCGAACCGGATTATTACTTGCACGAAAGTGCTGACTGGCTGGTGTTTCCACATGAACTGTCAGGGCTCGATGTCGCCGAAATTGCGTCCGGCAAAAAAGATCTTGAGAATATTCTTGACTTATTCGAGTAGTCGCGTTTTGCTATAGAGATGCCCAATTCAACAAGAATAGTAACCACTGGTGCATGTTTTTTAGCTTTTCTCGTCTTCGGACTGATCTGGTCCAGTGCCGACCGTGTTGAATTAACTGGCGCTCAACGCCTGGCGATATTCGTAGCGCTGGGATTATTCGCTTCGATCGGGCTGTTTTATTACCTCAAGCAGCAGAGCGCCCTCAAGGAGTCCCGGCAATCCCTGCAGCAGTCGGATCTCTCACGGGAAAAGTTCAAGGTCACTATCAGCCACGAGGTTCGCACGCCGCTGAGTGGTATCGTCGGCGTGATGCACCTTTTGAAACGAACCGAGCTTGACCGCAACCAACAGCGATATGTCGACATGGCCGCCAATTCAGCCGACATGCTGCTGGAAATAATCAACGATTCCCTTTCCCAGTCGCGCATGGACACGGCTTTTCTGTCGATCGAGGCTGAAAAACTCGTTCTCGCGGAAGTGATTGAAGACGTTACCAGTATTCTCGCGCCCGAGGCCATAAACAAGGGACTCGAGCTGGTGTGTGACATTGACCCCGATATCCCGTATCGAACAAAAGGTGATGCCATACGCTTGCGCCAGGTATTAAACAATTTGCTCAGTAACGCCATCAGGTATACCGAAACAGGTAACATCACGATCTATGCTGTCAAAAAAGATGATCGGATCGAGATTGGCGTCAAGGATACGGGTATCGGGATCGATGCCGAGCAGCGGGAAATATTGCTGCGACCCTGTCAAAAGGACGGGAATTTTGGCCCGCAGGTCGACTGGCCAGGGCTTGGTTTGAAAAGTAGTCGCCGCCTGATAAAAGCCATGGGCAGCTTGCTGCAAATCGAAAGTAGTCCCGGAGTGGGAAGTCGCTTTTACTTTGAAATGGCGATTGATGCTGGACTGAGTGCTACCTATGACTGGAAACCGCCACGTTCCTTACAGGAAATGAGCGTTGCCATTTTAAGCCCGTTAAAATCGCAGCGTGACTCGATAGGGAAGATGCTGAAGTACTGGAATATCAGCAGAATCCAGAAAATGGAATTCGACGCCGATCGGCGGCGGGACTTGCCGAAACTGGATCCCTGTGACCTGTTAATTATCGATCAGTCCGAATCTGAACAGGGGGTCAATGATTTGATCGAGCGTCTGCGCAATAACAGTGAATGGCGAGACACCCGCTTTGTGCACCTGGTTCCCCTGAACCGGCAAAACGAAGGTGGCAGTGCCGATGTCAGGCTGCACAAGCCCCTGTCGCATTCGCGTTTATACGCAACCTTGCTCGACGTTGTCTATAAACTCGCGTTCAGTGCGGAGCGCGTTTCTGAGCAGTTTGCAACTGCCGGTGAAAATAACGGCCTACTGACGGGTCACCGGATTTTACTGGTCGAAGACGATGACATCAGCAAAATGATTACACTGGAAATGCTCGACGGCACCGGGCTCGAAGTTGACGTTGCGAACAACGGCGCCGATGCGATCGAGCAGGTTCAGCAGCAGCAATACGACCTGATCCTGATGGATATTCAAATGCCGGTTATGGACGGCTACGAGGCAACGCGAAATATTCGGGCCCTGGGTGGGCAGTTCGAATCGATCCCGATCATCGCCATAACCGCCCATGCATTCGAGGGAGACAGCAGTAAAAGCCTGGATGCAGGTATGAACTACTATATCTCGAAGCCGTTCGAACCGGAAATTCTGGTACTTACGATCAACCGGTTTATCGGCAAGCAGGGGCAGAGTACTGACTCTGGCCCCATTGATTTAGTGCTGCAGTAACTCCATCATCCGCGTCACGCTGGTGCTTTCGAAAACTTGGTGATCGGCGCAAATGGCGAGTATCTGGTCCGCTTTCCTGGCACTGATGTGGCCCCGCAGG
This Gammaproteobacteria bacterium DNA region includes the following protein-coding sequences:
- a CDS encoding dienelactone hydrolase family protein, whose translation is MKFLSMLTVTLVACLSFSGAMAEVRSAAVAYKDGGDNLTGYLYWNDAVEGKRPGVLVVHEWWGLNDYAKRRAEQLAELGYVAFAVDMYGGDKVTSHPAQAGEWMKATVSNLDGWRRRAQKGLEKLSSLAITDDSRLAAIGYCFGGATVMQLAYTGADLDAVVSFHGSLPLPNGSEAQSFKGRVLIEHGNADAFVPAERVEAFTAAMNDAGVDLVFHGHDGARHGFTNPDAGSFGIDNLKYDEAADVASWRSMLQTFNVVF
- a CDS encoding N-acetyltransferase, producing MAEIRKEEPGDQDSVRSVNMAAFDNGPEAALVDKLRGSCEDYLAFVAVEDGIVVGHILFTPVTVDGCGVIGMGLAPMAVLPAYQQKGIGSQLVHHGLAHLHSSGCPFVIVLGHPEYYPRFGFEPASKYRLSSQWESVPDEAFMVVIYDKGVLPGAGSVVRYRDEFNDAI
- a CDS encoding phosphoribosyltransferase family protein, giving the protein MDKVYITAQELLEDSFRLAHQIYEDGFHPEFIVGIWRGGTPVGIAVQEYFEFKNVETDHISVRTSSYYGINKQAKKIRVHGLHYLIENANADDRLLIVDDVFDSGRSVDALVKAIRKQSRLNAPGDIRVACPWYKPSKNSVGFEPDYYLHESADWLVFPHELSGLDVAEIASGKKDLENILDLFE
- a CDS encoding response regulator; its protein translation is MPNSTRIVTTGACFLAFLVFGLIWSSADRVELTGAQRLAIFVALGLFASIGLFYYLKQQSALKESRQSLQQSDLSREKFKVTISHEVRTPLSGIVGVMHLLKRTELDRNQQRYVDMAANSADMLLEIINDSLSQSRMDTAFLSIEAEKLVLAEVIEDVTSILAPEAINKGLELVCDIDPDIPYRTKGDAIRLRQVLNNLLSNAIRYTETGNITIYAVKKDDRIEIGVKDTGIGIDAEQREILLRPCQKDGNFGPQVDWPGLGLKSSRRLIKAMGSLLQIESSPGVGSRFYFEMAIDAGLSATYDWKPPRSLQEMSVAILSPLKSQRDSIGKMLKYWNISRIQKMEFDADRRRDLPKLDPCDLLIIDQSESEQGVNDLIERLRNNSEWRDTRFVHLVPLNRQNEGGSADVRLHKPLSHSRLYATLLDVVYKLAFSAERVSEQFATAGENNGLLTGHRILLVEDDDISKMITLEMLDGTGLEVDVANNGADAIEQVQQQQYDLILMDIQMPVMDGYEATRNIRALGGQFESIPIIAITAHAFEGDSSKSLDAGMNYYISKPFEPEILVLTINRFIGKQGQSTDSGPIDLVLQ